In Oncorhynchus masou masou isolate Uvic2021 chromosome 10, UVic_Omas_1.1, whole genome shotgun sequence, a single genomic region encodes these proteins:
- the LOC135546970 gene encoding homeobox protein engrailed-1-B-like has translation MEGQRDVHSPESSEGESVSPSPSLPSPPILPLQAAQQAHRTTNFFIDNILRPDFGCRKEQGLGARERSQTSSRERAHPLVARPTHPGTPCQDSNCSSDSTSSSSSSLALSPTPKKSTSSSKANDSSGGSTPKFGENTSPVMVVNGVSGGAAPSPESQPLLWPAWVYCTRYSDRPSSGPRTRKLKKTKNEKEDKRPRTAFTAEQLQRLKTEFQSNRYITEQRRQSLAQELNLNESQIKIWFQNKRAKIKKANGYKNGLALQLMAQGLYNHSTTTIQEDKEESD, from the exons ATGGAGGGGCAAAGGGATGTACACAGCCCGGAGTCTAGTGAAGGGGAGAGCGTTTCTCCCTCTCCAAGTCTGCCTTCGCCGCCCATCCTGCCTCTCCAAGCAGCGCAGCAGGCGCACAGAACCACCAACTTTTTTATTGACAATATTCTACGGCCAGATTTCGGCTGCAGGAAGGAGCAGGGCTTAGGTGCGAGGGAGAGGTCGCAGACTTCCAGCCGAGAGCGCGCCCACCCTTTGGTCGCCAGACCGACTCATCCTGGAACGCCATGCCAGGACTCCAATTGCAGCAGCGACAGCACTTCTTCATCCTCCTCGTCCTTGGCCTTGTCTCCAACCCCCAAAAAGAGCACCTCGTCCTCGAAAGCCAACGACAGCTCCGGAGGTAGCACGCCCAAGTTCGGCGAGAACACTTCTCCTGTTATGGTTGTGAACGGCGTTAGTGGCGGCGCAGCGCCCTCCCCCGAGTCCCAACCGCTGCTGTGGCCTGCCTGGGTGTATTGCACTAGATACTCGGACAGGCCCTCATCTG GCCCAAGGACACGGAAATTGAAAAAGACGAAAAACGAAAAGGAAGACAAGCGACCCAGAACGGCGTTCACGGCTGAGCAGCTTCAAAGACTGAAGACGGAGTTCCAGTCCAACCGTTACATTACGGAGCAGAGGAGACAGTCTCTAGCCCAGGAGCTCAACCTCAATGAGTCACAAATCAAAATCTGGTTCCAGAACAAACGGGCCAAAATCAAAAAGGCCAACGGCTATAAGAACGGCCTGGCTCTCCAGCTCATGGCGCAAGGATTGTACAACCattccaccaccaccattcaGGAAGACAAGGAGGAGAGTGACTGA
- the LOC135547479 gene encoding macrophage receptor MARCO-like yields the protein METSVERGEDHISSFYQSNPLLDLDMKLSRTDMYTFQSSDLKPAKARGAQLCLNVIVVYLVLLTALNIFLLYKVFSMQSSCFSSSGSRTTMPTDIHIPLGMNQEEDLRTLARNTSLESNSLRGDLGRLQTQISSLCGEDGQLGQLRTDLGVVNASTTLLQDTVKTLRFLKASPGPQGPIGPPGARGATGVRGEKGDTGETGHKGDPGVDGQTGAKGYPGEPGPKGEDGATGPQGPAGAPDSAATNCSGPPGLPGPQGPKGDMGHIGLPGISGQNGTKGDTGVQGRDGVKGARGLKGDTGPTGEPGPIGPEGPRGPAGVNGTRGLAGLPGFQGSPGIQGPRGEKGERAAGPANVRIVGGGTRGRVEVLWLGQWGTVCDDSFDTVDGTVLCKMLGYQRASAVFTASPGVGKIWFDDLRCTGTEASVFDCPHNGMGINNCQHNEDAGVQCV from the exons ATGGAGACATcagtagaaagaggagaggatcaCATCAGCTCGTTCTACCAGAGTAACCCACTGCTTGACTTGGACATGAAACTGAGCAGGACGGACATGTACACCTTCCAGAGCAGCG ATCTAAAACCAGCCAAGGCCAGAGGAGCACAGCTATGTCTGAATGTTATTGTCGTTTACCTCGTCCTTCTGACTGCACTGAATATCTTCCTCCTTTACAAAG TCTTTTCGATGCAGTCTAGTTGTTTCTCCTCCTCCGGCTCCAGGACAACGATGCCGACCGACATCCACATCCCCCTGGGGATGAACCAGGAGGAGGACCTCCGTACACTAGCCAGAAACACCAGCCTGGAGTCCAACTCTCTCAGAGGAGACCTGGGGAGGTTACAGACCCAGATCAGCAGCCTATGTGGGGAGGATGGACAGCTGGGCCAGCTGAGGACAGACCTGGGTGTGGTCAATGCCAGCACCACTCTCCTTCAGGACACAGTGAAAACACTCAGATTCCTCAAAG CTTCACCAGGCCCACAGGGACCTATTG GTCCACCTGGTGCGAGGGGGGCAACTGGTgtgaggggggagaagggagacaCAG GTGAGACAGGACATAAAGGAGACCCTGGAGTTGATGGCCAGACTGGTGCCAAGGGATATCCAGGGGAACCAGGACCCAAAG GTGAAGATGGTGCCACTGGACCACAAGGACCAGCTGGTGCACCCG ACAGTGCAGCCACTAATTGTTCAGGACCCCCTGGGCTGCCAGGACCACAGGGACCAAAGGGGGATATGGGACACATTG GTTTACCAGGGATATCAGGCCAGAATGGAACCAAAGGGGACACTG GAGTTCAGGGGCGTGATGGAGTAAAAGGGGCCCGTGGTCTGAAGGGTGACACAGGGCCGACAGGAGAGCCTGGACCAATAGGACCTGAAG GACCAAGAGGACCTGCTGGTGTTAATGGAACAAGAGGACTTGCtg GTCTTCCAGGGTTTCAGGGAAGTCCTGGAATTCAAGGTCCTCGTGGAGAAAAGGGTGAAAGAGCAGCTGGACCGG CAAATGTGCGTATTGTTGGTGGGGGTACTCGTGGGAGAGTGGAGGTGTTGTGGTTGGGGCAGTGGGGTACGGTGTGTGACGACAGCTTCGACACAGTGGATGGGACGGTGCTCTGCAAGATGCTGGGGTACCAAAGAGCCTCTGCAGTCTTCACGGCAAGCCCTG GAGTGGGTAAGATCTGGTTTGATGACCTGCGCTGCACAGGCACAGAGGCCAGTGTGTTTGACTGCCCCCACAACGGCATGGGCATCAACAATTGTCAACACAATGAGGACGCTGGggtgcagtgtgtgtga